A single window of Actinomycetota bacterium DNA harbors:
- a CDS encoding aspartate-semialdehyde dehydrogenase, protein MSRGLHVAVVGATGQVGTVMRRLLEEREFPIERIRYMASARSAGSTLPWRGQDIVIEDAETADLSGIDIALFSAGGSTSKALAPKFAAAGAVVIDNSSAWRMDPDVPLVVSEVNPQAIKEMRKGIIANPNCTTMAAMPMLQALHAAAGLHRLVISTYQAVSGSGLTGVEELASQVRAAVDQDFEGLTHDGGAVKFPDPQKYVAPIAFDVIPFAGNLVADGSLETDEEQKLRNESRKILGIPELLVSGTCVRVPVFTGHSLSINAEFDRAITVDEATSVLSHAPGVELVDVPTPLKAAGTDPSLVGRIRQDQSVADDHGLVLFVSNDNLRKGAALNAVQVAELVAADL, encoded by the coding sequence ATGAGTCGCGGTCTGCACGTCGCCGTGGTCGGAGCTACCGGCCAGGTGGGCACTGTCATGCGTCGGCTGTTGGAAGAACGCGAATTTCCGATCGAGCGCATTCGATATATGGCCTCTGCTCGTTCAGCGGGCAGCACCCTGCCGTGGCGCGGCCAGGACATCGTCATCGAAGATGCCGAGACGGCTGATCTCAGTGGCATTGACATTGCACTGTTCTCGGCAGGTGGATCAACTTCAAAGGCCCTCGCCCCAAAGTTTGCAGCGGCCGGCGCAGTCGTGATCGACAACTCCTCTGCTTGGCGGATGGATCCCGATGTGCCGTTGGTCGTCAGCGAAGTCAATCCGCAGGCAATCAAGGAGATGCGCAAGGGGATCATCGCCAACCCGAACTGCACCACGATGGCTGCAATGCCAATGCTGCAAGCCCTCCATGCGGCTGCGGGCCTGCATCGTCTCGTGATCAGCACTTACCAAGCAGTTTCTGGCAGCGGGCTTACTGGTGTTGAAGAGCTTGCCTCGCAAGTGCGGGCCGCTGTCGACCAGGACTTTGAAGGCTTGACCCACGATGGTGGAGCTGTGAAGTTCCCGGATCCGCAGAAATACGTTGCGCCTATTGCCTTTGACGTCATTCCGTTCGCCGGAAACTTGGTGGCCGACGGGTCACTTGAGACCGATGAAGAACAGAAGCTGCGCAATGAGAGCCGCAAGATTCTGGGCATCCCTGAGTTGCTCGTTTCCGGAACCTGCGTGCGCGTCCCAGTGTTCACCGGCCACTCATTGTCGATCAATGCTGAGTTCGATCGCGCGATCACTGTTGACGAAGCAACCAGTGTGCTCAGCCATGCCCCTGGCGTGGAACTCGTAGACGTTCCTACTCCTTTGAAAGCAGCAGGCACGGATCCGTCATTGGTTGGGCGCATACGCCAGGATCAATCCGTTGCCGATGATCATGGTCTGGTGTTATTCGTGAGCAATGACAATCTACGCAAGGGAGCCGCATTGAATGCGGTCCAGGTTGCAGAGTTGGTCGCGGCTGATCTCTAG
- a CDS encoding YdeI/OmpD-associated family protein, protein MNFQAELELAGKTATGITVPAEVVESLNAGKRVPVVVTINKHSYRTTIAPYNGRYMIPVSAENREAAGVKAGERITIGLKVDAEPREVEVPDDLAKALQKNKMAKDFFTTLSFTNQREYVRWVEDAKKEGTRTARVLKSIESLEAQKKVR, encoded by the coding sequence ATGAACTTCCAAGCAGAACTTGAACTTGCCGGCAAGACTGCGACCGGGATCACCGTGCCAGCCGAGGTGGTCGAATCCCTCAATGCAGGCAAGCGGGTTCCCGTAGTGGTGACGATCAATAAGCACTCCTACCGCACGACCATCGCGCCGTACAACGGTCGCTACATGATTCCTGTCAGTGCCGAGAATCGGGAGGCAGCAGGCGTCAAGGCTGGAGAGCGCATCACTATTGGCCTGAAGGTCGACGCAGAACCACGCGAGGTGGAAGTGCCGGACGATCTCGCCAAGGCACTGCAGAAGAACAAGATGGCGAAAGACTTCTTCACGACACTGTCCTTCACCAATCAGCGTGAGTACGTGCGCTGGGTCGAGGACGCAAAGAAGGAAGGGACTCGAACAGCTCGAGTGCTGAAGAGCATCGAGTCACTGGAAGCGCAAAAGAAAGTGCGCTAG